Proteins co-encoded in one Lysobacter solisilvae genomic window:
- the flgA gene encoding flagellar basal body P-ring formation chaperone FlgA yields MRPSTTKSRHGGEIAALALLAIAAAAAARGAEPEMQSMEEVRTVAIAAMGAQPDQAQATIAAGLRLRRCAQPLQAVASSARMAQVRCGDVPGWQLYVPVRIRQEAQVVTLKRPAAAGVPITADQLVVQRRDVGGAAAPAFTDPAQLIGQVPSRAMAPGVIPTQADIAVGTPLRRGDPVMLVARHGGVEVRMEGRALGPAQAGGRISVENTASHRVLRGRLAGDGLVELLP; encoded by the coding sequence ATGCGTCCCTCCACCACCAAGTCCCGCCACGGCGGCGAGATCGCCGCACTGGCCCTGCTCGCGATCGCGGCCGCCGCCGCGGCGCGCGGCGCGGAGCCGGAGATGCAGTCGATGGAAGAAGTGCGCACCGTCGCCATCGCCGCGATGGGTGCGCAGCCCGATCAGGCGCAGGCGACGATCGCGGCCGGGCTGCGCCTGCGACGCTGTGCGCAGCCGCTGCAGGCAGTGGCCTCGAGTGCGCGCATGGCACAGGTGCGCTGTGGCGACGTGCCGGGCTGGCAACTGTATGTGCCGGTGCGGATACGCCAGGAAGCCCAGGTGGTCACCCTTAAGCGGCCCGCCGCAGCCGGCGTGCCGATCACCGCCGACCAGCTGGTCGTGCAGCGCCGGGACGTCGGCGGCGCCGCCGCTCCGGCATTTACCGACCCGGCGCAGCTGATCGGCCAGGTGCCCAGTCGTGCAATGGCTCCTGGGGTGATCCCGACCCAGGCCGATATCGCGGTAGGCACGCCGTTGCGCCGCGGCGACCCGGTCATGCTCGTGGCCCGTCATGGCGGCGTGGAAGTGCGGATGGAAGGGCGCGCCCTGGGCCCCGCCCAGGCGGGAGGACGGATTTCCGTCGAGAACACCGCCTCCCACCGGGTCCTGCGCGGCCGCCTGGCGGGGGACGGGCTGGTCGAACTGCTGCCCTGA
- the flgM gene encoding flagellar biosynthesis anti-sigma factor FlgM: MSHKIDGGLPAVRPPESSQTSAISRAGSERGQAVGATAPTDSVRLTGEAEGLQALGRQLGTSPAGIDLAKVQSLRAAIADGSYQIDAEQIASRMIDLDRQLGG; encoded by the coding sequence ATGAGCCACAAGATCGACGGCGGCCTCCCGGCCGTCCGCCCGCCCGAGTCCAGCCAGACCAGCGCCATCAGCCGTGCCGGTTCCGAGCGCGGCCAGGCCGTGGGCGCCACCGCGCCGACCGACAGCGTCCGTCTCACGGGCGAAGCCGAGGGCCTGCAGGCCCTGGGTCGCCAGCTGGGCACCAGCCCCGCCGGGATCGACCTGGCCAAGGTGCAGTCACTGCGGGCCGCCATCGCCGACGGCAGCTACCAGATCGACGCGGAGCAGATCGCCTCGCGCATGATCGACCTGGACCGCCAGCTGGGAGGCTGA
- a CDS encoding flagellar protein FlgN — MSATAVHPLEALEQALGAERRALLEHDVDALLSSTAAKLAALQRAEQLAPDEAMIQRLTALRALNQDNGVLLARRRREVGWALRHLGRVESAGVYDANGHSGARPMARSLGTG, encoded by the coding sequence ATGAGCGCGACCGCCGTGCATCCGCTGGAAGCCCTGGAACAGGCGCTGGGCGCCGAACGCCGCGCACTGCTGGAGCATGATGTCGACGCCCTCCTGAGTTCGACCGCGGCCAAGCTGGCCGCATTGCAGCGGGCCGAACAGCTCGCTCCCGACGAAGCGATGATCCAGCGCCTCACTGCTCTGCGGGCGCTCAACCAGGACAACGGCGTGCTGCTGGCGCGTCGCCGTCGCGAAGTGGGCTGGGCGCTGCGTCACCTGGGCCGCGTGGAGTCCGCGGGCGTGTACGATGCCAACGGGCATTCGGGTGCACGGCCGATGGCACGCAGCCTCGGGACAGGATGA
- a CDS encoding ATP-binding protein — protein sequence MDLVDTAAMLVDGEGRLIHANPASHALARRIDPSADPAADPQRLLALIQPSNWNDALATGRWSGQVDAGPLRLGVRLYTTARDGRARSLLTMGELSGGVTPEFELQLSREELHDTARRLAGTQEQLLQSEKMASIGQLAAGVAHEINNPIGYVHSNLGTLQEYLTALMALLECHEAALHADDPKAWRADVQGKRERLDIDFIVGDLPKLLEESREGIERVTKIVQDLKDFSRSSGSGEPMRLVDLHKGLESTINIVWNELKYKVQLERHYGNLPPVECHPSEINQVLMTLLINAGQAIDNRGTITITTGCEAGEAWISVADSGCGIAPEVLGRIFEPFFTTKPIGRGTGLGLAVAYNIMAKHHGRIEVSSKPGVGSVFRMVLPVRQPVSHSA from the coding sequence ATGGACCTGGTCGACACCGCCGCGATGCTGGTCGACGGCGAAGGCCGCCTGATCCATGCCAATCCCGCCAGCCATGCGCTCGCGCGCCGCATCGATCCGTCTGCCGATCCGGCCGCCGATCCGCAACGCCTGCTGGCCTTGATCCAGCCCTCCAACTGGAACGACGCGCTCGCCACCGGCCGCTGGAGCGGGCAGGTCGACGCAGGCCCGCTCCGCCTGGGGGTCCGCCTGTACACCACGGCCCGCGACGGCCGCGCGCGCAGCCTGCTTACCATGGGCGAACTGAGCGGCGGGGTGACGCCGGAGTTCGAACTCCAGCTCAGCCGCGAAGAACTGCACGACACCGCCCGCCGCCTGGCCGGCACGCAGGAGCAGCTGCTGCAGTCGGAGAAGATGGCCTCGATCGGCCAGCTCGCCGCCGGCGTCGCGCACGAGATCAACAACCCGATCGGCTACGTGCACTCGAACCTGGGCACGCTGCAGGAATACCTGACCGCGCTGATGGCCCTGCTCGAGTGCCACGAGGCCGCGCTGCACGCCGACGACCCCAAGGCGTGGCGCGCCGACGTCCAGGGCAAGCGCGAACGCCTGGACATCGATTTCATCGTCGGCGACCTGCCCAAGCTGCTGGAAGAGTCGCGCGAAGGCATCGAGCGCGTCACCAAGATCGTCCAGGACCTCAAGGATTTCTCGCGCAGCAGCGGCAGCGGGGAGCCGATGCGGCTCGTCGACCTGCACAAGGGGCTGGAATCGACGATCAACATCGTCTGGAACGAGCTCAAGTACAAGGTGCAGCTCGAGCGGCACTACGGCAACCTGCCGCCGGTGGAGTGCCATCCATCCGAGATCAACCAGGTGCTGATGACGCTGCTGATCAATGCCGGGCAGGCCATCGACAATCGCGGCACGATCACGATCACCACCGGCTGCGAGGCAGGCGAGGCCTGGATCAGCGTCGCCGATTCCGGCTGCGGCATCGCGCCCGAAGTCCTCGGCCGCATCTTCGAACCCTTCTTCACCACCAAGCCCATCGGCCGCGGCACGGGCCTGGGGCTGGCGGTCGCCTACAACATCATGGCCAAGCACCATGGCCGGATCGAGGTCAGCAGCAAGCCCGGCGTGGGGAGCGTGTTCCGGATGGTGCTGCCGGTGCGGCAGCCGGTGTCCCATTCCGCCTGA
- a CDS encoding EAL domain-containing protein translates to MNPPFDPHSGIPLDPTTAVYRLGAGGPSLPAGLAAASATGRRVALLHVDIDRLGAINESMGEVVGDKLLAAVAQRLQEAMPTGAWLWRLGSDEFLAGVGYRGEEPDGLVLAERLRDAFETPLSIPPYVLRVTLSIGIAVYPDDAQDAASLLARADQVVRVAKREGRNGIGLSALQERSGDTVEQLSRSVVEAIGNDEFELYHQPTVKAHDGSIDAVSVLLRWHNKEHGLLRPNHFLDLVERSGMSARLGYWVVHRAVEQLAAWRAQGLDYLNMSVHLANPMLLRSDCVNLIGGLLHRFGIPGSAMEFEISESVLALNARNVHDAISGLRGLGSRITVQDFGMGGLGLAALAQYPLDRLKIDRTLIHNVTSDPRTAAIVRGIIAMGHRLGMQVTAKGVETEAELNFLRRNHCDFFLGHLFSPPRPAQDVAELIRRRFLLPEAFASTRPERTLLLLDDEDNVLRSLVRLFRRDGYRLLIASSVQEAFDLLASNTVQVIVSDQRMPDMDGTEFLGRVREMYPDTIRMVLSGYTDLATITEAINRGAIYRFLTKPWNDDELRDHIQAAFRAHDERSGSSEDEY, encoded by the coding sequence ATGAACCCGCCCTTCGACCCGCACAGTGGCATTCCGCTCGACCCGACCACGGCCGTCTATCGCCTGGGCGCCGGCGGCCCCAGCTTGCCTGCCGGTCTGGCCGCGGCCAGCGCCACCGGACGCCGGGTCGCTCTGCTGCATGTGGATATCGACCGTCTCGGCGCGATCAATGAAAGCATGGGCGAAGTGGTGGGAGACAAGCTGCTGGCGGCCGTCGCGCAGCGGCTGCAGGAAGCGATGCCGACCGGTGCGTGGCTCTGGCGGCTTGGGAGCGACGAGTTCCTGGCGGGCGTGGGCTACCGGGGCGAGGAGCCTGACGGCCTGGTGCTGGCCGAGCGCCTGCGCGATGCATTCGAGACACCCCTCTCCATCCCGCCCTATGTCCTGCGCGTGACCCTGTCGATCGGCATTGCGGTCTATCCTGACGATGCCCAGGACGCCGCCTCGCTGTTGGCGCGGGCCGACCAGGTCGTGCGCGTGGCCAAGCGTGAAGGGCGCAACGGCATCGGCTTGTCCGCCTTGCAGGAGCGTTCCGGCGACACCGTCGAACAGCTCTCGCGCAGCGTGGTGGAGGCGATCGGCAACGACGAGTTCGAGCTGTACCACCAGCCGACCGTCAAAGCGCATGACGGCAGCATCGACGCGGTCAGTGTGCTGCTGCGCTGGCATAACAAGGAACATGGCCTGCTGCGCCCGAACCATTTCCTCGACCTGGTCGAGCGTAGCGGCATGTCGGCACGCCTGGGCTATTGGGTCGTGCACCGGGCCGTTGAGCAACTGGCCGCGTGGCGTGCCCAGGGCCTGGACTACCTCAACATGTCCGTGCACCTGGCCAACCCCATGCTGCTGCGCTCCGATTGCGTGAACCTGATCGGTGGCCTGCTCCACCGTTTCGGCATTCCCGGATCGGCCATGGAGTTCGAGATTTCCGAAAGCGTGCTCGCGCTCAATGCCCGCAACGTGCACGATGCGATCAGCGGGCTGCGCGGTCTCGGGTCGCGCATCACGGTGCAGGACTTCGGCATGGGCGGGCTGGGACTGGCGGCGCTCGCGCAGTACCCGCTCGACCGGCTCAAGATCGACCGCACCCTGATCCACAACGTCACCAGCGATCCGCGCACGGCCGCGATCGTGCGCGGCATCATCGCGATGGGGCATCGGCTGGGCATGCAGGTCACGGCCAAGGGCGTGGAGACCGAAGCGGAGCTCAACTTCCTGCGGCGCAACCATTGCGACTTCTTCCTGGGCCACCTGTTCAGTCCGCCGCGGCCCGCCCAGGACGTGGCTGAACTGATTCGCCGGCGTTTCCTGCTGCCCGAGGCGTTCGCAAGCACCCGGCCCGAACGCACGCTGCTGCTGCTCGACGACGAGGACAACGTGCTGCGGTCGCTCGTCCGCCTCTTCCGCCGCGATGGCTACCGGCTGCTCATCGCCAGCAGCGTGCAGGAGGCGTTCGACCTGCTGGCCAGCAACACAGTGCAGGTCATCGTCTCCGACCAGCGCATGCCCGACATGGACGGCACCGAGTTCCTCGGCCGCGTCCGCGAGATGTATCCGGACACGATCCGGATGGTGCTGTCGGGTTACACCGACCTGGCCACGATCACCGAAGCCATCAACCGCGGCGCCATCTATCGCTTCCTGACCAAGCCCTGGAACGACGACGAACTGCGCGACCACATCCAGGCCGCGTTCCGCGCGCACGACGAGCGCAGCGGCAGTTCGGAAGACGAATACTGA
- a CDS encoding fatty acyl-AMP ligase produces the protein MVVAAREIPDSNLSSISSAHPDAATNWVDLLLDRSVHRQHSPVYTFLENGEDAAETINYGEFCDRVLALAARLRLHCAPRDRVLLLYPPCIDYMVGFFACLCADLVAVPLFPPRSAKHNLRIEAIARDCRPQVALYSSRRQAHRHAAIAEQPALAAMQFICSDDVALGEAAQWAHPGVGADAIAFLQYTSGSTGLPKGVMVSHANLLHNQRMLQASYQTSQDTALVSWLPIYHDMGLIAKMLASVWLGSHAVFMTPAVFLQRPFRWLQAISRYRGYLSGGPNFAFDLCVDKVTEAQREELDLSSWKVAFSGAEPIRLGSLERFARAFAPCGFERRALMPCYGLAEGTLMVSGGTAGQPLISKYVDKAELTHRRIADAAGRAGQPIVACGHTHADLGQDVRIVDEVSHRTCEAGTVGEVWVKGPSVAQGYWGRVEQSLEVFDAHVAESGEGGFMRTGDLGFIADGQLYITGRIKDVIIVRGSNHYPQDLEATVESTDPAINAAGVAAFGFRDECSDEERVCIVAEIARTSLRKVDMPALVQAIRRRVLETHEIVVSDVVLIRPSSLPKSSSGKVQRSLCRELYLANELALAYGQAPGDESMPRYAPAPAAARVAVAENG, from the coding sequence ATGGTCGTTGCTGCGCGTGAAATTCCCGATTCCAACCTGAGCTCGATCTCGAGCGCCCACCCGGACGCCGCCACCAACTGGGTGGACCTGCTGCTGGATCGTTCCGTGCACCGGCAGCATTCGCCGGTCTATACGTTCCTCGAGAATGGAGAGGACGCCGCGGAGACGATCAACTACGGCGAATTCTGCGATCGCGTCCTGGCCCTGGCGGCGCGGCTGCGCCTGCACTGCGCTCCGCGCGACCGCGTGCTGCTGCTGTATCCGCCGTGCATCGACTACATGGTGGGCTTCTTCGCATGCCTGTGCGCGGATCTCGTCGCGGTCCCGCTGTTCCCGCCACGCAGCGCCAAACACAACCTTCGGATCGAAGCGATCGCACGCGACTGCCGGCCGCAGGTCGCGCTCTATTCCTCGCGCCGCCAGGCGCACCGCCACGCTGCCATCGCCGAGCAGCCCGCGTTGGCCGCGATGCAGTTCATCTGCAGCGACGACGTCGCGCTCGGCGAAGCGGCGCAATGGGCCCACCCCGGTGTGGGGGCGGATGCGATCGCGTTCCTGCAATACACGTCGGGCTCCACTGGCCTGCCCAAGGGCGTGATGGTCAGCCACGCCAACCTGCTGCACAACCAGCGCATGCTGCAGGCGAGCTACCAGACCAGCCAGGACACCGCGCTGGTGAGCTGGCTGCCGATCTACCACGACATGGGGCTGATCGCGAAGATGCTGGCCTCGGTCTGGCTGGGGAGCCACGCCGTCTTCATGACGCCGGCCGTTTTCCTGCAGCGCCCGTTCCGCTGGCTGCAGGCCATCAGCCGGTATCGCGGCTATCTCAGTGGTGGCCCCAATTTTGCGTTCGACCTGTGCGTGGACAAGGTCACTGAAGCGCAACGGGAAGAACTCGATCTTTCCAGTTGGAAAGTGGCCTTCAGCGGCGCCGAACCGATCCGCCTCGGATCGCTGGAACGGTTCGCCAGAGCCTTCGCCCCCTGCGGCTTCGAGCGCCGGGCCCTGATGCCCTGCTATGGCCTGGCCGAGGGCACCCTCATGGTGTCGGGTGGCACGGCGGGACAGCCGCTGATAAGCAAATATGTCGACAAGGCCGAACTCACCCATCGACGCATCGCCGATGCCGCCGGCCGGGCCGGTCAGCCCATCGTGGCCTGCGGTCACACGCATGCAGACCTGGGTCAGGACGTGCGGATCGTGGACGAGGTGTCGCACCGGACCTGCGAGGCAGGCACGGTCGGCGAGGTCTGGGTAAAAGGGCCCAGTGTCGCGCAGGGCTATTGGGGGCGCGTCGAACAGAGCCTGGAAGTCTTCGATGCGCATGTCGCCGAGTCGGGAGAGGGCGGCTTCATGCGCACCGGCGACCTGGGTTTCATCGCTGACGGACAGCTGTACATCACGGGCCGGATCAAGGACGTGATCATCGTCCGCGGCTCCAATCACTATCCGCAGGACCTGGAAGCCACGGTCGAATCGACGGATCCCGCGATCAACGCCGCTGGCGTGGCCGCATTTGGATTCCGCGACGAATGCAGCGACGAAGAGCGCGTATGCATCGTCGCCGAGATCGCCCGCACCAGCCTGCGCAAGGTCGACATGCCGGCGCTGGTCCAGGCCATCCGGCGCAGGGTCCTGGAGACGCACGAGATCGTGGTCAGCGATGTGGTGCTGATCCGTCCGAGCAGCCTGCCCAAATCCAGCAGCGGCAAGGTGCAGCGCAGCCTCTGCCGTGAACTGTACCTGGCCAACGAGCTTGCCCTCGCTTACGGGCAGGCGCCAGGCGACGAGTCGATGCCGAGGTATGCGCCGGCACCGGCTGCCGCGCGCGTCGCCGTGGCGGAGAACGGTTAG
- a CDS encoding acyl carrier protein codes for MDGTLSPPVAEAVTRAWESIAGIERWICAHIARATRMPESDIEVGQPFSHYALDSVATVELTADLEDWLELRLPPTLLWDYPTVAALARHLHGLKAHTQ; via the coding sequence ATGGATGGAACACTTTCTCCGCCCGTCGCGGAGGCTGTTACGCGAGCGTGGGAGTCGATCGCCGGAATCGAGCGCTGGATCTGCGCGCACATCGCCCGCGCGACCCGGATGCCGGAGTCGGACATCGAGGTCGGACAGCCGTTTTCCCACTACGCGCTGGATTCGGTTGCCACGGTGGAACTCACGGCGGACCTGGAGGACTGGCTCGAACTGCGCCTGCCGCCGACCCTGCTGTGGGACTACCCGACCGTCGCGGCGCTCGCGCGCCACCTGCATGGACTCAAGGCACACACGCAATGA